In Phyllopteryx taeniolatus isolate TA_2022b chromosome 6, UOR_Ptae_1.2, whole genome shotgun sequence, one genomic interval encodes:
- the LOC133479522 gene encoding prostaglandin reductase 3-like encodes MSCATLAKSARRAFLFSVVGTRRRGTDSLCGLLPVPRRPIIDMSYSAHFIDFQGSSIASSMKKVVVSKLSPNFREAASVQTVPVPTPADADLLVRNRFVGINASDINYSAGRYDPTVQPPFDAGFEGIGEIVGLGLSASSRYTAGDTVAYFSSGAFAEYTVVPAKESVPVPSTKPELLTLLVSGATAYIALKRLGDLAKGETVLVTAAAGGTGQFAVQFAKQAGCHVIGTCSSNEKAGFLKSIGCDRPINYKAEDLAKTLKNEYPNGIDVVYESVGGSTLELAVNCLAKKGRLIVIGFISGYQSASGIPQFRGATLPVKLLQKSASIRGFFLPHFISDYTEALTSMMQMFAMGKLVCEVDYGDLAQEGRFVGLESVFRAVDYMYAGKNVGKVVVEVAPPSNSKSKL; translated from the exons ATGTCCTGTGCGACGTTGGCGAAAAGTGCTCGGAGggcgtttttgttttctgtcgtCGGTACGAGACGGAGAGGCACCGACTCACTTTGTGGACTTCTTCCGGTTCCGAGGCGCCCCATCATCGACATGTCGTACTCGGCGCACTTCATTGATTTTCAAGGATCCTCCATAGCGAGCAGCATGAAAAAGGTGGTCGTGAGCAAGCTCAGTCCAAATTTTAGAGAGGCCGCCTCGGTGCAAACTGTTCCGGTTCCGACACCCGCAGACGCCGACTTGCTCGTCAGAAATCG GTTTGTGGGGATCAACGCCTCTGATATTAATTATTCAGCAGGCCGTTATGACCCAACGGTGCAACCACCCTTCGACGCTGGATTTGAAGGTATCGGTGAGATTGTCGGCCTCGGCCTCAGCGCCAGCTCCCGCTACACAGCTGGGGACACCGTGGCCTACTTCAGCAGCGGCGCCTTTGCCGAGTACACCGTCGTCCCCGCCAAGGAAAGTGTGCCTGTCCCTTCAACGAAGCCCGAGTTGCTCACCCTGTTGGTCAGCGGTGCTACCGCCTACATTGCCTTGAAGCGTCTGGGTGACCTGGCCAAAGGCGAGACAGTTCTGGTCACAGCGGCTGCAGGAGGAACGGGACAGTTTGCAGTGCAGTTTGCAAAACAGGCCGGTTGTCACGTGATCGGAACCTGTTCGTCCAATGAGAAAGCGGGCTTCCTTAAGTCTATTGGTTGCGACAGGCCAATTAACTACAAAGCAGAGGATTTGGCCAAGACCCTGAAGAACGAGTACCCAAACGGCATTGACGTGGTTTATGAATCGGTCGGGGGCAGCACTTTAGAACTGGCAGTTAATTGTCTGGCTAAAAAAGGCCGGCTGATAGTGATTGGCTTCATCTCAGGCTACCAGTCTGCGTCAGGCATCCCGCAGTTCAGAGGGGCAACTCTACCCGTAAAGCTTCTGCAGAAGTCAGCAAGCATTCGAGGTTTCTTCCTTCCCCACTTCATCAGCGACTACACAGAGGCTCTGACTAGCATGATGCAGATGTTTGCCATGGGCAAACTTGTGTGCGAGGTGGATTATGGGGATTTGGCCCAAGAGGGGAGGTTTGTTGGCCTGGAGTCAGTCTTCCGAGCAGTGGACTACATGTATGCAGGAAAGAACGTCGGCAAGGTTGTGGTAGAAGTGGCACCTCCCTCTAATTCTAAAAGtaaactgtaa